The genomic segment atggcatttttggcTGATTAGTTGAAGAAGAGTAGCCTAGAAAAGTAtagaattcaatttatttaagttaatttggcaaaatttacaattttgcccttaaatcacttagggcacgtttggttcgctgtattagattagaggtgtaatggaatagaggtgtaatagcaaatcaactgtttggttgaatgcaatggaatagaggcgtaatagtaatcttgtgtttggttgaacggaatagaggtgtaataacaTAATGGAAAatactaaaatgactagaatacccttagcataaatttgttttggtaaatgattattgttattgttattgttatttaaattttaataagattattattatcaataataaataatttaatcatatttaaacatcattattattaaatatattataattaaaatatatattttaataaaattcttaataattaatattcttatatgaatttactcaaatcataatatatgatactgtaaaatataaattaacataattattattaaatatattataattaaaatattcttatatgaatttactcaaatcataatatatgatactataaaagaaaatttgaaataattaatattgaatatactttaattaaaatatatgatttaataaaatttaaaataattataactaataaattatattttatgaatttgtataatttaaaataataattattacatataatttaataataatatataatttcataaaattcttgataataaattttcttatatgaatttatacaatttaaaataattaatattaaatataatttaatagtgatatataatttcataaaattcttaataataaaatgttcttatatgaatttactaaaatcaatatataacttgagaattatattctgcataaatataattaacttatattaagaaaaggttagatgaaaatgaaattgtacatcataatccatatgttatatagttttacaacattaaaaagtttgaacattgatatttaatggtgagaaagaaatcttctgacccattccaatcgggcaacagaaggtaaactaaagaaaacgatcatttgagttggatgatcgggaattttactcaaagcatcataccgctgatcgtcggttaaaccttcaattgaccataaggctgaatataaatttgaagctttctcttccatcttttgatgttcttctgacttctgctgaactaccacctcggaggcaatactcctactgatttgatcgccaacggcctggatttttccccccaacaaagtggcagcctcatcaaatgaagaatacacattatcacgagcatcaaatttcttctttctcttgtttgaagatgaggaacccccttggtctctatctcctcgcggatccgcaccagaaacatccatgtcgtctaaagagacgtcagcttcgcagtcatagaatgtgtttctctcttcagtCATATCCGTAGTACGTacatcctcagcatgtatttcttcaagaacatcagcagctgtttaaGCGTCTTTCCTAGtcgctcgatctcttgcgtatatggcagtaagctggttgtagtaagggaaagaacgatgtctgaaatgagaggcttctttgtgactctaaaaaaaatgaggaaatcatattagttataagttttgtaaaaaaacaaataaatacttgaaatacattttacctttacataggattcccaaactgcatcttcagcaacaacgagctgcctatgctcatcccaaccaaagccgctattgttttggccattaagcatgtcatagacgactgaccattccctttttaggcacctaatccgagattcaatatttggtttcgccttcaacattgctcttggtaaagccttttctaacattttctctagctcgttcaaataaccagctttgaacccggtatcagcattaaatgttcctacattgtgcaaatccaccatgcaagaaaccaaggctgcatcttcttctggaacctattttcttttgcttcctcgagaagcttgagaagaagcatgtgattgtggaacacctgacatatttatcttaagaaaaaaaacaaattaacattatttaatatttttaatatcatgaatcaaaaggtgaacagtttataatattatattgttagtttgatataaatttaaatttataacacatcctgaatgaaaagataattaaattataattcaacaaagtttagtacaatacataattttaatcaaacaccaccaaagtttcataaactagatacctAAAGTaacatcaacaaatcaattcaaacttaatttgtccctaaacctaactaatttctagatgcttgccattcatcgaacatttggttggctagttccatcctccaagtagcccaagcatccgatggatgaatatttgtgatattcggttcattgtcatccaccacattactaggtaatccttctctcacctccgcttcaatgggatcaatactcatatgggttcgaataaaattatggagcaaacaacatgcaataataattctattgtgcacccttacaggatagaacgatggactcctaagtattccccatctaagttttaataacccgAAGCATCTCtcaataacattacgtgctgaggcatgtttcatattaaaaaactcttgcggagaacttggctgataaccctgacgccactcgttcaaatgataccgctgtcctctaaaaggtgcaagaaatccctcacaatttgtgtatccagcatcaactagataataacaacctataaaataaaattgctacttaaaatgattaattcagcacaaaaagtttgatcttaattataaaaatcaaagtcctctaactatcCACTTTAACATGAGGAACTTGtagtccatgtcttctactgatggcatctcgaagaacctgtccatcggcaactgaaccttcccaaccaggaagaacataaacaaattgcatctcaggtgtacaaacacctagcatatttgttgctatgttaccttttcgcgttcgatatctaggtttatcaactgttggaaccctaatcttgatgtgggttccatcaagagcacctaagaaattctatatcacatgatataaaaccttgtgttagaatactaatttaaatctaaatcaactaaatgttgtacaagctatatataaaactcagtccaataccttaaaccatttccaccttgtgtcagaagaatcggctgtaattggctccggctttttaaataacacatcttttaagcgtatgacagcatttaaaacactatgaaatgctctgctaacagtttccctggaccttctaaagtgatgcttgataactcgatttttcaggtgatgggagatgatatgtaaaaatattgctacttgctcatcaacaagcatgtttcttgacgacttcaatccccctatcgattctaacatctcacatagtttaaaaaaggcagttctattcatcctaacttgttcaatacaagtctcgtcactagcatatacaagccttttcacataatcccgttttgcataaaaatctaaggtataggacctaatccttggtctataagtctgtaggctaaggctggcacccattctaaataagaaccaaatcgcaattctacagatttccaaccatattgtcagtgcaataccaattcttttacgcctctcaCATTGTGCAagtaaaggcagacgagccattactgcaattagacattatcaaataaaaatgagagtcaaacaaattaaaaatgagAGAAACTAGGTTATTAATTTTGGGGGAGTTGATAGGATTATATGGGGGATAAGAAATTACAGGAAGGAACATTGAATCTAAAAGAATCAAGATGGgacatgtttatttttaattagtaaaattattagtaaaattTTGCATAAATGATTGATAGctattaacaaatttaatattttaaagataaatagtTAATAAGAATATAGTAATAAACTTTATCATTGTAATTataaaaatctatataatatatTGATTCAGCagaaagtgtatatatttttataaatattacctaATTGAAAATGGATTCTAACTTAATGTCTAATTGtaaatacattattttaattaataaaatattataaattccacatttttgaataattcacgtagataaaatttataaaataaataaatattaaatatgtttttatattaatattaaattttaattgttatgccatgttttatttatattttggatttaaatgtatagttttatattaatattatataattatacagattttaattatatttcaattaaaaatattatataatcaaaatgattttaattatattttaatataccttaaataacataaataaaatttttatttgagctTAAAGTTagcacaatttattttaataatgtttaaatttgaaCGAGATCTTTGAAAGTATCAAAATCATTATAGTTTTATCATAATTGAAATTAATACAAGAATTGGTACTAAAGTTTGATGTCCTTTTTAAATTATAACAATCTCATCATTTTTTGATCCATGTAGTACTCACATTTTTTGATATTAATACAAGAATTGGTACACCATTATCTTTTTCATGAATTGGTACATCATTTTTTGATATTAATCCTTTTTATAACAATATTCTGTCCAtgaatttcccttttttttttgttcagcAAATAAAAGTATTATTAAAATCCAATGAGTTAAAAATTAACCACAAAGTTAATAGAACACACTTGAAACACATACCAAAAAGAGATAACTTAAGCTCCTATAAACCCACCATAAATATTCGACAGTTGCATGATAACTTTTTCATGATTGTTTGGAAAGAAAGGAAGTACATCCACAATTGAAAAATGGGTTAAAGGAAATCATATATTGACAGATTATTTAACGAGAATAAatgggtatatatatatatataaaatttaccttaatGGAATCCAAATTCAAAGACCAAATTGGAAAGAAGTTATCAAATTCCAAGAATAATGTGAACCAAAACAAAGGTTATGTATCAAAGTTGACATAGTTGCCAAGTTCAACAGCCAAAACTTACATTAACCCAACAAGTTCAAGTATACTCCAACTCCCTATACTCTttttacatttgaaatttaatcccaacttttatttcaaacaatttaacCCATACACTTTTCAAATTTACCAATGTAAGTTCAATTGTTACTACAATTGAGAAACCACTTCAGGAAAGCTTAGGATCAAGAGAAACACTTTATAGGGTGAAAACAGATCCATATTATAACAGCGGGTCCATACCATGAATGGTGTTTCATCATCCTCTTCATTCTAGAACAAAGTGGCACAAACATTTTTTACTACTTTACCCTATTTCAGTTCCCAAGCTCCTTCAATTTTCCATGTAATAATGGTTGAAAACGTCAGGAGAATTCACAGTTAATAAGCTAAAACTACAGAGATGAAGCCCTCCTAAGCAACAAGtatcaaatagaaaaaaagaCTACAGGAATAAGAGCTAATATCATAGACCTAAATACCTAATACACAATTTACCTCTAATCCATTAAGGTAAAGTACATCCACAATTTACCTCTAATCCACAATTGGATTTCATGAATCTCTGTCTACTTTAGATTCCTTCTGAAAACAACCACCGAGAAATCCCTTGGCAACCAGGACTATTTTGTGGACATTTTAAGCAGTATGCTGTCATTCTAGAGCTCATTATATGCATGTTAAATTGCAATAGCCATGACAGAATTCTCAAAAAGCATACAAATCCAAACAAGACATGAGCATTCATAGTCCTTTGTTTTCATTTATGACTGATCAAGCAGATGGAGCCACtgcaaataaattatatatcCACTGCAAACAATTGTATAGCCACATGCAATGGGGGAAACTAACTTGTAATGAGGAAATCGGAGAGGAGACCGATGAAGAACTGCTGGAGCAACGAACCTGTAATGGTCAACaaccaaacaaataatgaaaaaaagaaaaccatAACCGGCAAGAAACGAAATGCCAATTTGCCAAGAACTGAAACAATCGCATGCAGAGAGGAAAGAAATAGGGTACTCAGAGGCGGAGATTACTGATTCAAGCCATCCGGAGATCTGACACCGTCGAGTCGGAGAAAGATGCAAAGTTGAAATCGGGATCGGCTGGAGGTTTGGTTCGCTGGGAGGGAGAGGGTCGGCTGGAGTCGATTTCGGCAAGGGGAGGGTAAATGAGACACCGATTGCCTAATCTTTGCTTTTGCAAGGGATTAGAAATCGGTGGTGAAGCAGCCAAAATGCGGAATCCGTCCGCAATGGATTAGGCCCGTATTAGGGCAATACAGCCAACCAAATGCTATACTCAGTGGGGCCACCGATTCGGGGTGTAATGGCTAATcaattacacccaaccaaacaaggCCTTAATTCCAAGATTTTTTTTTCtgcttatgccgcctcagccATTCCTTGGGTGTCTAATTGCCCTTTTATTCCTCCCTTATTTACCATTTATGCTATTTAATCACTGTagcaagttttacacctttttcaatttagtcctttttaattaattaactatcgaaacgataaaattttctaatgaaactttaataataCCTTAACgatactttgtaaatatttataaaaatatttacggcttggtttataaaatcaagGTATCGATACCCcgttttaaaaatcaattaacctaaaaattcattctaaactcaaatcactatttcaccaatctttctaaaatcacatttaactcataaatactaaataataaaatttacgagcttactcatCGGAATTGGTAACTTCGAATCACCGTTTGGATTAAGAGTAATTTACTTCTAATGCAATAGATATTCTAGTACAGAGTGAATTAATCCCTATCAACTTACAAGTTGCGAACACCGAGTTATAGTCCGACAAGAAGATTGAGAAGTTGAATTAATAGATTGGGACCGTGTTTACATAGAATACAAAACAGGATAAATTTGGGCAGTGGGACTGTAACCGTCAcctattttaataaattcaccAGCATTgtgttttgtttaaaaaaaaaatattcaaaaagatATGTAGAAATTGGTTTTAGTGGGGGTATTGGCCATAAAAAATCACTATTACACAACTTTTATACATACAAACAATGCCacaatttagaaattttatttttttaattaactttttaagaaaaatatattcaTATGAAATTGACTTTACATGTGATTTGATTAATTAACCATGTCACAGTAACTTAAAATTAAATAGGAATTTTCgaattagtaaaaaaataagCTATGAAAACCATACGGTACACGCCTAGGTAACTTAACTGCTGCAATGGTAGCGAAATCGGGCGATTTAGGATCCATCAAAAGGAACATTGATTCATCCGTTCGCTCGTTATGAACGAATGTCATCACAAAtccatcatcttcatcatctccAACATTCCTTCTCACAAACAATGGCTCTCCTCCGAAACAATCATCCCTATAAAATCTTCTTCCAACTTCGTCCCCAGTTTCCAAGTCAATCTTCACCAAACCTGACATTTTAGGGACCTCTTCAATCACACCAAGATATGCATATCGGGTTTTCTTTCCCATATAGCTAGTATTTATAGACCCAAGGTCCAATTTTCTTGTTGAGAGAAGGTTTCTGCAAACATTTCCAGTCTGGGTATTAATCTTTACCTTCTCCAAAACAACATCCAGTTTCATGCTGTctaaaaaattttccaaagacAAAATGTTTGATGCCACCACGATGATCTCGTCCTCGCCATTTTCCCAAGCATTTACGATGTGAGATGCATTAAATCTTGGAATCTCGAACCACTTCATCTTTGAGTCACTGTTAGCGTACCGTGGGATGATTCCAATTCTTGTAGTTTTATCTGGTTCATAAACCAAAGGGGAACCTCTTCCGGTTAACACTTTTGACAATGAAAAAGATAACTGTGTCTCGTGAAAGATTGCGAACCTCTTGGTAATGGCGAAATCATGAATTATACTTGGTCTATGCACGGAAAAAATGGGCACTTCGTTTTGTTTAACACCCTTTTCGTCGATGCGGAAGAAGATAAGATGCGGAGTTTTAAAGCTCCATGAATAAGCAAATGTCTCCTTTGTTTCACTGTCGACTTTGGGGTGTGCAGTCATGTTGGAGTGCAAGTTTTTATCGATCTCCCAACGTCCCAAAGTCTCAATGTCGCCATTTTGAGTTACATTGACTATATATGGTCAATCAGACTCGCATAAAGCCAAAAGTTTACCAGAAACGACGGCCACGCTAGTGTTGGCGACCCCGATCCCTTTCAGGATATCTAGATTCCCCGTTACCAGTCTCTTTATGAATATGGACAAACGAGCAACGTCAAGCAGGCCATACAGGCCCGATAACATATTTGGAAAGATGGGGAAACCAACTTCTTTTTCGACCAAGTATTTGTAAGTCTTGACGTAGCGATTACAATACGTTGCCTTGCCATTTGATAACCTCAACGAGTGAAGCATGCCGTCGCCTTCGAACAAATTTAGAGCACGACGAGGTTGGAGTTGTGGGTTTGGACCATTTCGGATGTAAACGCCATTTAAACAGAGTGGAAGCTCACCTTCGATTACTTCACAGTCGGTTGGCTCCATTTCGTCCACCGGAGCCAAGTTTCCGTCGAAGACATGCGTCGGGTCGACGGAAGGGTTGAGAGGCGGATCAAAGAAGTTGGAAAAGAAGTGAAGGATTGAAGTTTTCATGGATTTAAGGGGCGATGAATTCATCTTCAATGAAGTGGTTTTTTCCAATGCTTTGGGGTTTCGGACTGCTCGGATCATCATAACAGCCTTCGGTTGTGTGAAACTCAGGATAGGTGAACATGTTGATGATATCATTTCGGTCTTTgcgtgatttttttttgtttttctggtGAACACGGAGAAACAGGGAAAGTCTATAGTAATAGCCACATGACATTTTTCGTGACAAATATCTACAACAGTAACATCAATTTTGCGCGTCTCCCACATctcttttctttggtttctttttctaatcTCGCTTTCAACCATATAACAGGGTTTATGTCCGTGTTTGTCTGTTAATGACTGAAAGTTGATCTAAGTAAAAGGTAAATGAACAAACAGAATTGAAAAACAAAGaatatttttagaattcaaaatttttactcacTTTCTAAACTCGTATAATACAACTATTTATAGAAGAATTAGCTAACACCTAACTGTATTATAACAGACTAACAACCTTCCTAAGCCATACTCTTAACATTCTCCCAGCTTCTCCAGAGGTAAAATCTGAAGACAATTCCGAAAACGCACAAAGGCGGAAACAGACAACGGTTTAGTTAAAACATCAGCAACCTGATCACAGGCCGGAACTTCCCCAACAACAAGTGAATCATTTGCAACCTTCTCACGAACAAAAAAACAAATCGAATTCCACATGTTTAAACTTGGAATGAAGAACAGGATTCGCTGCAACAGCAACTGCGCTGGAACTGTCACACCAAATGACCAGAAGATCAGCAGAACTCAAGTTCTTGCAATAACGACATTAGCCAGGTAACATCACTAGTTGCGGCTGCCACACTTCTATATTCGGCCTCTGCTGTAGACCTAGAAACCACTTGTTGCTTTTTGGAAGACTAACGATAACCGATCAGAAGGACGAAAAACAAGCCCAAATTCAATAGTACCACTAAGATAGCGCAAAATGCATTTTAACGCAACCATATGTACAGTAGTCGGAGCGTGCATAAACTGACACACACGATTAACCGCATATGCAATATCAGGCCGAATTAAAACAATGTATTGTAGAGCACCGGGGATCACCAAGAGGATCGCCCTCATCTTTTGATAAGTGTAAAGAACTGAACATAGGTGTAGGAACACTTTTAGCATGAACCAAGCCACTCTTATCAAGAATCTCATGAATGTACTTGATTTGACATAATAGCCTAAATTAGGAAAATTAGGAATTAAGATCCCTAAAGTCTAAAATTCACTACTAGCATGGATATTGATCAACCACCATTGTTGTCTAATTATTGAAATTCGTTAATTGAATAATTTACATGTTTAGACCTTTATTTTTGGGAaattttagaaactctttatctaaTTGTCGTACTAATTTCATTGCATTATTAGCCTAATAGCCTTTTCTATGCATGCTTATTTGTTCCTAGCGACCTAGCTCCCTAATTTCTATTGGATTCGTTCTTTGGAATATTtcgtgttccattgtaacacaaAAATATTACAACTCGACTTATGACACTTGCAATAAAAACCACAcattagtttttttcttttatttatatgtatatttcttTACTTAGTGCACGTATGTCGAGACACAATTCAGAAGCATTTGAAACAATGAAACTTGTCATTAGACCAACACCAAATACATTGGTCCGACCATGCATCCAAGTTTGGTGGTTTAGTTCTTGCAATAAGAATTAAAATTGATTAGAGATATCTTGAGTaccaaaataaattattcttaGAAAATAAAGATATAGATGCGGTTGATTGAACTAACAAAACATTggataataacataatttttttcattcacatcGTAAATGTATTTTAATCTAATATTAACTCAATACAAGTACTTAGAATAAGAGAGCATGTTGATTTAAAGAAGTAAAGGTAAACATgtgcaccgatccacctaaatatttatttagaaaaagggtaaaattacattttaccaCAATTTTTTATATTCGGTCCTTctaaaaatttgagtttaaattatgctaaatttatattttaatataataaatttctaACACTTTTAACTATACATCACTCATTATTATAGTTCAATTTTCTCaatcattttaattaatacatttactttgataatttaaaaacgtttatgaattttaattattttaattacgtTATACCTTTTTAGACAATTGAAATTGTAATCCTTTAACAATGCTACTAAACAGATTcagataaataaaaaatctatattCTTAACCTAGTTTATCCCATCTAACTTTTGATCCTTCTTTTAATATTAGAACTAGTGTGacatgttaagtttatttgtgtaaaattataaaatgaaaatttaaagattaaaacaTAGTTTAAGTAAGGTTTTCATAATTGAATTGGTCAGGTCACTGGTTCGTACGATTCgtttaataaatcataaaaaaattattaaaaaattagttaaaaaataaaaaaaaaatagttcaaCCGGTTTTTTAGTCTAGTTCAATTAGTCTGTACCGATTTGTGGGTCAACTAGTTTGATGTCTCTCTCCGAGCTAGTAACCCGGTTGGTTCTCAATCCAATTAGTCTAACCAGCCGGTTCAATCTAGTTCAAACAACCATGATTGTAAGTCTCTATACACTTCATATATTTGGACTTTAGTCtcc from the Gossypium hirsutum isolate 1008001.06 chromosome D09, Gossypium_hirsutum_v2.1, whole genome shotgun sequence genome contains:
- the LOC121220877 gene encoding probable carotenoid cleavage dioxygenase 4, chloroplastic, with the protein product MISSTCSPILSFTQPKAVMMIRAVRNPKALEKTTSLKMNSSPLKSMKTSILHFFSNFFDPPLNPSVDPTHVFDGNLAPVDEMEPTDCEVIEGELPLCLNGVYIRNGPNPQLQPRRALNLFEGDGMLHSLRLSNGKATYCNRYVKTYKYLVEKEVGFPIFPNMLSGLYGLLDVARLSIFIKRLVTGNLDILKGIGVANTSVAVVSGKLLALCESD
- the LOC121220878 gene encoding probable carotenoid cleavage dioxygenase 4, chloroplastic, coding for MISPLPRDKTTRIGIIPRYANSDSKMKWFEIPRFNASHIVNAWENGEDEIIVVASNILSLENFLDSMKLDVVLEKVKINTQTGNVCRNLLSTRKLDLGSINTSYMGKKTRYAYLGVIEEVPKMSGLVKIDLETGDEVGRRFYRDDCFGGEPLFVRRNVGDDEDDGFVMTFVHNERTDESMFLLMDPKSPDFATIAAVKLPRRVPYGFHSLFFY
- the LOC107887500 gene encoding uncharacterized protein — translated: MRAILLVIPGALQYIVLIRPDIAYAVNRVCQFMHAPTTVHMVALKCILRYLSGTIEFGLVFRPSDRLSLVFQKATSVPAQLLLQRILFFIPSLNMWNSICFFVREKVANDSLVVGEVPACDQVADVLTKPLSVSAFVRFRNCLQILPLEKLGEC